In a single window of the Cucumis melo cultivar AY chromosome 11, USDA_Cmelo_AY_1.0, whole genome shotgun sequence genome:
- the LOC103502029 gene encoding pleckstrin homology domain-containing protein 1: MSSGRMESLWRAATGQDPSPEDYKGVEFWTSPERAGWLNKQGEYLRTWRRRWFVLKRGKLFWFKDSIVTRASIPRGVIPVNTCLTVKGAEDILHKPCAFELSTTGQDTMYFIAESEREKEEWINSIGRSIVQNSRSVTESEVVDYDNRR, from the coding sequence ATGAGCTCCGGCAGGATGGAGAGCCTATGGCGAGCGGCGACCGGCCAAGATCCGAGTCCGGAGGATTACAAAGGCGTCGAATTCTGGACCAGCCCCGAGCGGGCCGGCTGGCTCAACAAGCAAGGCGAATACCTAAGAACCTGGCGTCGCCGTTGGTTCGTTCTGAAACGAGGTAAACTCTTCTGGTTTAAGGACTCCATCGTTACTCGCGCTTCAATTCCACGCGGTGTTATCCCTGTTAATACCTGCCTCACCGTCAAAGGAGCCGAGGATATCCTCCATAAGCCTTGCGCCTTCGAGCTCTCTACCACCGGTCAAGACACTATGTACTTCATCGCTGAGTCGGAGCGCGAAAAGGAGGAGTGGATCAATTCGATTGGGCGCTCGATAGTTCAGAATTCGCGATCGGTTACCGAATCCGAAGTTGTTGATTACGATAACAGGCGATGA